In one window of Cydia pomonella isolate Wapato2018A chromosome 16, ilCydPomo1, whole genome shotgun sequence DNA:
- the LOC133526514 gene encoding mucin-19-like produces MRIIYLLLIVAVCAVSAKYLPYETNPLSRSLLSTSDDESSSSSETKEDNESEVDSRENKIQEENLKRLEKIEKERRKQHEKQVEFERKQQERQAEQQRKQAEYERKQQEKQAERERKEQERLEKEKRRQEERARKEEEKVLKAENKRAEEERKRQEKIQKQLDKLEKEALEREQNFQEAIESAEQDVDLDDIWKIYVYEKYGLTGLSTGLERKAALSRFFTEELGLNTNSTKSERRQAITNFVQTKIYEDVATLTAWRNNLELYLNAITVQAVRAELEEKVEKLENKTALLQTVAAPWTAAAQQEIDEKKTLLQSVAQLLSNLLPNWVPTDSSANGVAGGGVASGPAVATSAANTANAASGAAGAVNSANAASGAAGATNSADAASGVAGAPNSADAASGVVGDANSADVASSVASAANSADAASGAIGATNSADAASGAAGAANSASGVVGAANSGDNGAGAAAPAGTDATRLANAAAPTGAEADAATPAGPAGADATAPTGPSSVYATVPAGPASGASGPTGVAAAGPAGSAGADAAVPAGPSGADAAGPADPAGTAPSGPAGANVAAPAGTTGADAAASSSPAGAGAVGLVGADAAISAGSDGAGAAAPAGPAGAVAAAPVGNAGTDATVPASADAAASAGTTGVDAAVPAGPTGSDAIASASPTGADSAAPVSPAGADGAASAGPASADAAAPVGVAGADAAAPAGSTSADGAASASPAGADSAASAGPAGADGTASVGPAGADAAALAGPTGADAAAPVGPSGADAAAPAGPVGADSAVSAGPTSADSAVPTGPASAVSAAPAGPAGAVTAASADPTGADAAASAGTAGADATAPTDSAGDDAVAPAGPAGAEAATPVGPAGADAATPAGPAGADSAVSAGPTGVNSAAPAGPAGADGAAPVGPAGADAPAPAGPAGAVSAAPAGPAGDVAAASPDPTGADAAASAGTAGADATAPTDSAGDDAAAPAGPAGAEAATPVGPAGADAATPAGPAGADSAVSAGPTGVNSAAPAGPAGADGAAPVGPAGADAPAPAGPAGAVSAAPAGPAGDVAAASPDPTGADAAASAGTAGADATAPAGSAGGDAAAPVGADAAQSANASGTDSTATAETDGSTTASVAPASTAAGVASAGADNAQSANAVSPVGTESPAPADAAAPAGADAAAPAGADAAAPAGADAAAPAGADAAAPAGADAAAPAGADAAAPADAAAPAGADATAPPNVVIPADAAAPAEAVAPADAAAPADTAVPTDAAAPAVAAAPADAVAPADSATPTDTVALADAAATTGADVAAPVDAAIPADAAAPADTAAPSDAAATTGADVAAPVDAAIPADAAAPADTAAPSDAAATTGADVAAPVDAAIPAASAGVDAVAPAEAAAPADTAAPADAAAPADTAAAANTDATAPADAAASADAAAPADVATAVTDGSTPAGVDTAIPADAATSDAAASEPTATTENIVAGADTTLAPDVAATNDAAIEASPSEGSGAEPAPSAGFENAGSVTTEGPVEIQTEAVTSQPAVEVTEGPVDVVTGAPVEQNTNEVVTSESPVTLLDILSGPVTEAIEAASETAAPVEIEKTIDVVPVPVEVGATVVEITPQ; encoded by the exons ATGAGGATCATATATTTACTACTAATC GTAGCCGTCTGTGCAGTGAGTGCGAAATACTTACCTTACGAAACGAATCCACTTTCAAGGTCTCTATTATCCACATCTGACGATGAGTCTTCATCGTCCTCAGAGACTAAAGAAGATAATGAGAGCGAAGTGGATTCTAGGGAAAACAAGATCCAGGAAGAAAACCTGAAGAGACTAGAAAAAATTGAGAAGGAAAGGAGAAAACAACATGAGAAGCAAGTTGAATTCGAACGTAAACAGCAAGAAAGACAAGCTGAACAGCAGCGTAAACAAGCTGAATACGAACGTAAACAACAAGAAAAACAGGCTGAACGTGAACGCAAGGAGCAAGAACGTTTAGAAAAAGAAAAACGCAGACAAGAGGAACGAGCTcgcaaagaagaagaaaaagtcCTGAAGGCCGAAAATAAACGTGCGGAAGAAGAACGTAAACGTCAGGAAAAGATTCAGAAACAATTAGACAAATTAGAAAAGGAAGCTCTTGAAAGAGAACAGAACTTCCAGGAAGCCATCGAATCGGCTGAACAAGATGTCGACCTCGATGACATCTGGAAGATCTACGTTTACGAAAAGTATGGCTTAACAGGACTTAGCACCGGTCTTGAAAGGAAAGCTGCGCTCAGCCGATTCTTCACGGAAGAGCTGGGCCTGAATACAAACAGCACTAAGAGCGAGAGGCGCCAAGCTATCACAAACTTTGTTCAGACCAAGATCTATGAAGATGTTGCCACGCTTACTGCCTGGAGGAACAATTTGGAATTATACTTGAACGCGATAACCGTCCAAGCTGTACGAGCGGAGCTAGAAGAGAAAGTTGAAAAACTCGAGAACAAGACGGCTTTATTGCAAACCGTAGCTGCACCCTGGACAGCAGCAGCACAACAGGAAATCGAtgaaaagaaaactttactCCAGTCTGTTGCTCAGCTGTTATCAAATCTTCTTCCAAACTGGGTGCCTACTGATTCGTCCGCAAATGGCGTAGCTGGTGGTGGTGTTGCTTCTGGACCAGCTGTTGCGACTAGTGCTGCCAACACTGCCAACGCTGCTTCTGGTGCGGCTGGCGCTGTCAACTCTGCCAACGCAGCCTCTGGAGCGGCTGGTGCTACCAACTCTGCTGATGCTGCCTCTGGTGTGGCTGGTGCTCCCAACTCTGCTGATGCTGCATCCGGTGTGGTGGGTGATGCCAACTCTGCCGACGTTGCCTCTAGTGTAGCAAGTGCAGCCAACTCTGCTGACGCTGCGTCAGGTGCGATTGGTGCTACCAACTCTGCTGACGCTGCCTCTGGAGCAGCGGGAGCTGCGAACTCTGCCTCTGGAGTGGTTGGAGCTGCCAACTCCGGTGATAATGGGGCTGGCGCCGCTGCTCCTGCTGGCACTGACGCTACTCGGCTTGCTAACGCCGCTGCTCCCACTGGCGCTGAGGCTGACGCTGCCACTCCTGCTGGCCCCGCTGGTGCTGACGCCACTGCCCCTACTGGCCCCTCTAGCGTGTACGCCACTGTTCCAGCTGGCCCTGCTAGTGGTGCATCTGGCCCCACTGGTGTTGCCGCTGCTGGCCCTGCTGGCTCCGCTGGTGCTGACGCTGCTGTCCCTGCTGGTCCCTCTGGCGCGGACGCCGCTGGCCCAGCTGACCCTGCTGGCACTGCTCCGTCTGGCCCCGCTGGTGCTAATGTTGCTGCCCCCGCGGGCACCACTGGTGCTGACGCCGCTGCATCCTCTAGCCCCGCTGGTGCTGGTGCCGTTGGCCTCGTTGGTGCTGATGCTGCTATTTCTGCTGGCTCTGATGGCGCTGGCGCCGCTGCCCCTGCTGGCCCCGCAGGCGCTGTCGCGGCTGCCCCTGTTGGCAATGCTGGTACTGACGCCACTGTCCCCGCTAGCGCTGACGCCGCTGCCTCTGCTGGCACCACCGGTGTTGACGCTGCTGTCCCTGCTGGCCCCACCGGTTCTGACGCCATTGCCTCTGCTAGCCCCACCGGTGCTGACTCCGCTGCCCCTGTTAGCCCCGCAGGTGCAGACGGCGCTGCCTCTGCTGGCCCCGCCAGTGCAGACGCCGCTGCGCCTGTTGGTGTCGCTGGCGCTGACGCCGCTGCCCCTGCTGGTTCCACTAGTGCTGACGGCGCTGCGTCTGCTAGCCCCGCCGGCGCTGACTCCGCTGCCTCTGCTGGTCCCGCCGGGGCTGATGGCACTGCTTCTGTAGGCCCCGCTGGCGCTGACGCTGCTGCCCTTGCAGGCCCCACCGGTGCTGACGCTGCAGCACCTGTTGGCCCCTCTGGCGCTGACGCCGCTGCCCCTGCTGGCCCCGTCGGTGCTGACTCCGCTGTCTCTGCTGGTCCCACCAGTGCTGACTCCGCTGTCCCTACTGGCCCCGCCAGTGCTGTCTCCGCTGCCCCTGCTGGCCCTGCTGGTGCTGTCACCGCTGCCTCTGCGGACCCCACTGGTGCTGACGCAGCTGCCTCTGCTGGTACCGCTGGTGCTGACGCCACTGCCCCTACTGATTCCGCTGGCGATGACGCTGTTGCCCCTGCTGGACCCGCCGGTGCTGAAGCTGCTACACCTGTTGGCCCCGCTGGCGCTGATGCCGCTACCCCTGCTGGCCCCGCCGGTGCTGACTCCGCAGTTTCTGCAGGTCCCACCGGTGTTAACTCCGCTGCCCCTGCTGGCCCCGCCGGTGCTGACGGTGCTGCACCTGTTGGCCCCGCTGGCGCTGACGCCCCTGCCCCTGCTGGTCCCGCCGGTGCTGTCTCCGCTGCCCCTGCTGGCCCTGCTGGTGATGTCGCCGCTGCCTCTCCTGACCCTACTGGTGCTGACGCCGCTGCCTCTGCTGGTACCGCTGGTGCTGACGCCACTGCCCCTACTGATTCCGCTGGCGATGACGCTGCTGCCCCTGCTGGCCCCGCCGGTGCTGAAGCTGCTACACCTGTTGGCCCCGCTGGCGCTGATGCCGCTACCCCTGCTGGCCCCGCCGGTGCTGACTCCGCAGTTTCTGCAGGTCCCACCGGTGTTAACTCCGCTGCCCCTGCTGGCCCCGCCGGTGCTGACGGTGCTGCACCTGTTGGCCCCGCTGGCGCTGACGCCCCTGCCCCTGCTGGTCCCGCCGGTGCTGTCTCCGCTGCCCCTGCTGGCCCTGCTGGTGATGTCGCCGCTGCCTCTCCTGACCCTACTGGTGCTGACGCCGCTGCCTCTGCTGGTACCGCTGGTGCTGACGCCACTGCCCCTGCTGGTTCCGCTGGCGGTGACGCCGCTGCCCCCGTTGGCGCCGACGCTGCTCAGTCCGCTAACGCTTCTGGTACTGATTCTACTGCCACCGCTGAAACTGACGGCTCTACCACTGCTAGCGTTGCCCCCGCCTCTACCGCTGCTGGCGTCGCCTCTGCTGGTGCCGACAATGCTCAGTCCGCGAACGCTGTTTCCCCTGTTGGCACTGAATCACCTGCCCCCGCTGACGCCGCTGCTCCCGCTGGTGCTGACGCCGCTGCTCCCGCTGGTGCTGACGCCGCTGCTCCCGCTGGTGCTGACGCCGCTGCTCCCGCTGGTGCTGACGCCGCTGCTCCCGCTGGTGCTGACGCCGCTGCTCCCGCTGGCGCTGACGCTGCTGCTCCCGCCGACGCCGCTGCTCCCGCTGGCGCTGATGCAACTGCTCCCCCTAACGTCGTTATTCCCGCCGACGCCGCGGCCCCCGCTGAAGCTGTTGCTCCCGCTGACGCGGCTGCTCCCGCTGACACCGCTGTTCCCACTGACGCCGCTGCTCCCGCTGTCGCCGCTGCTCCAGCTGACGCAGTTGCTCCCGCTGACTCCGCTACGCCCACTGACACTGTTGCTCTCGCTGACGCTGCTGCCACCACTGGCGCTGACGTTGCCGCTCCCGTCGACGCCGCTATTCCCGCTGACGCCGCTGCCCCCGCTGACACTGCTGCTCCCTCTGACGCTGCTGCCACCACTGGCGCTGACGTTGCCGCTCCCGTCGACGCCGCTATTCCCGCTGACGCCGCTGCCCCCGCTGACACTGCTGCTCCCTCTGACGCTGCTGCCACCACTGGCGCTGACGTTGCCGCTCCCGTCGACGCCGCTATTCCCGCTGCCTCCGCTGGCGTTGACGCCGTTGCCCCCGCAGAAGCCGCAGCCCCCGCTGACACTGCTGCTCCCGCTGACGCTGCTGCTCCCGCTGACACCGCTGCTGCTGCTAACACTGACGCCACCGCTCCCGCTGACGCCGCTGCTTCTGCTGATGCCGCAGCTCCTGCTGACGTTGCAACCGCTGTCACTGACGGCTCCACTCCTGCTGGCGTTGACACGGCAATCCCGGCTGACGCCGCGACTTCTGACGCAGCTGCATCTGAACCCACTGCCACCACTGAAAATATTGTTGCTGGCGCTGATACCACTTTGGCACCTGACGTTGCCGCTACAAATGACGCTGCCATCGAAGCTTCACCATCTGAAGGGTCCGGTGCTGAACCCGCACCTAGCGCAGGTTTTGAAAATGCTGGCAGTGTAACCACCGAAGGCCCAGTGGAAATCCAAACTGAAGCCGTTACGTCTCAGCCAGCTGTTGAAGTGACGGAAGGACCTGTTGATGTAGTAACGGGTGCGCCTGTGGAGCAAAACACGAATGAGGTTGTCACTTCTGAATCTCCGGTCACTTTGTTAGACATTCTTTCTGGACCAGTGACTGAGGCTATTGAGGCTGCGTCAGAGACGGCTGCGCCTGTTGAGATTGAAAAAACGATTGACGTTGTTCCCGTTCCTGTCGAAGTGGGCGCGACTGTTGTGGAAATTACGCCACAGTGA